The DNA region TCGAAACCCCCAAAATTCGAAACCCTAGGAGATTTCAACCAATGTCGTCGGCGTTGATTCTCAGATCCCGCCTGGCCTCCTCGTTGTCGAAACGGTACATTCGCTTTCTCAGCTCCGACGTCGTTTCGGGGGCTCCCAAGGAGCCGTTGGCGCCTTCTTCTGCTTCCGTTGCTTCTGCTACTTCCACGGCTTCTTCTAGTGCTGGGAATGGTGGTGAGagtgctgctgctgctgctgctgttgctgATCAAGCTCCTGTAGAGTCTTCGAGCAACAGTAAAGGTTGGAGGTTTTTCAAGTATGGTCTCATCGGAGCTCTCACCGgcgccaccgccaccgccggCTACGCCTCCTACggttcgtttttttttttttttggggttatacgGTGTCGTTTTGGTGTCTTCTAagttttcgtttttttttttttggggttatacgGTTCGTTTTTAGTGGTAAGTTAGATTTAGTGCTAAGGTGTTGTTTGTAGTGTTGGATGAAAAGAATTGAGAAAAATGGTTATTGGATAATTGGGGGTGTGGTTTTAATGCCCAAAAGGATTGCTTGGTTgggcttctttttttgggaagtGAATGTTTTTGCTTTGCCTTGGctctgggttttcttttttcttttattttattctggTTTAGAGAAATGCTTAAGttgaaaaatgattaattaaagAATGGAGGAGTTGTTTTAGTCCCAAAATGGttgtttggtttgtgattttgttttagaaatgaagattttggttATGGTCTTGGTTTGGGAGAGTTAGGGAATGCTAATAATGtagtgggtgttttttttttttttttttttaaatttttattatttaaatgagaGGTGATTGGGTTTTGAATGAAAGCGAGCATGAAATGATGATTGAATAATGGGGGTGTGATTTGGATCCCAAAAGGgttgtttggtttgtttttgttgctcTTGGAAGTAATGATTTTTTACTTTGGTTTTGGGTTAAAGAGCTAGGAAGTGCTTCAAGGATGCGGAAGTTCTTCGATTGGTCTCGCACATGGGGGTTCACTAATAGTACCTTAGTTGTGGAATTCATAGATGTAGCCTTTTTGcacaattttcttatttttgttgtgaTTCTTTAGATTTCATTGTGTCCATTGTAAATAAAGTgattatttcttataaaaaaagcTGGTAAATGCTAAATATGTTGTGGGGTCCATTCATTTGTTGATGAACGAGATAATGAgaaatgtgaaatttttgggtttattcCGCAGCATACACTACGGATGAAATAGATGAGAAGACAAAGGCATTACGGGCATCAGCAAATTTGTCCATCGCAGAGGATGCGCCTGCTGTTGAAGTAAGTATCTCATGAGTGCTTTGTTCCTTGAAATTGGGTAGCTTCACCATTTacctatcaaacaaaaaaagaaaagaaaattgggTAGCTTCACCACTTGCCTGTGGGTGTGTTCATTTGAATGCCTGTGCTCATGAGGTTGTTGGGTTCTAGTGTTTACAATTTTACATGAGATATCAGAGACTGAAATTTTGTCATCATCTTTTTATTGTgcagaaatttcaaaattttctttactcTGCTGCAATGACAGGTAGGGTCCCTGAACTACTTTTCAGTTTGTGTCACTTTCAGATTATTACTTATTCTCCTTGTGTTTTGTTTATGTACTCCCCTAGCTGAGGTTTATGTTCTTTTCTGTTATGTTGTCTGTCACTGGATGAGTTAATTTTCAAATCATGCTGCAATGAATGTGTTTCTTGATTtatttgctctctctctctctctctctctcttttgaggGCATTATTCAATTTAGTGCTCTTTGATTTTCTCTTAATAGATTATATTTAATcgttttatattattattcaaaatttaatggTAATATATTAGGATAGATGcacttatacatatatatgctTAAGATATATTTAGAACAACCAGGTATAAAGATTCTGTGTAGATGATCACAGCTGTCAATAGTCAACTTTTCTTAGCAGTGGCAGAAGCAGCAACAGCAGGAATGCTAGTTTCCTTGTAGGTTTTTTGTCATTTGCTATACTGCGAGATATACTTCATTTGCATGTAGTAGCTTAGCTGGTTGTCTGGGTATGCTTTGCGACCATTGTAACCATAGCAAATGTCAGCCTGTTGAAACTTTATCATGTGAATCAGTTACATTTCTTTCTCACATTAGAGGAGTCGATTTTCTGTGAAAAGGCAAGATTTTTTGTGGATATTTAACATTTTTGTGGGATTGGAAacttatttcatattttttgtttttgttttaaagctATGAAGAAAATCAGTAAACATCATCTTGACAACAATGATGTTACAGAAAGAGTATATTCAGCATGTTGTAGGCACCATTTCATTGTGAGTGTAGCTCCCACCCCAAAAAaaggggggagagagagagaggaaaatccTATGAGCTAGATATATTATGTCAATAATACTTAGAGGCCTAATCCTGATTAGCTTGTTCTTTGTCTACTTTAATAGCAAGTTAAGAATCCATATGGAACGAATTGAAGTAAATATCACGTGCTGTATGCCCATTCCTACATTGAGAAACTCAATAGAGTTTAGTTGGCACTTTTCACTAGTTGGTTTTGAGACTGCAGGACATGAATGAAGActattttgattgattttgaatGCCAAATCTGTCTGATCTGTCTGATTATAGCTTATGTTTGAATCTGATTGATTCCTTTTATCTCTAACATCTCAGTGCCTGCTAAAGCAACTGAACTTTACCTGGACCTGAGGAGGCTAGTTGAAGAGCAAGTTCAGGTTTGTGCCTAATTTTCATATGTGACTTTGGTCTTGCACAACTTATTCTCATTCTTTTTGTCTCCTTTCTTATTGTTAACCACAAATTCTTCTTACTCCATTACAGGGTTTTTCGGAACCATACGCAGAAAAGCTTCTTCCTGATTTGCATCCCGCAGAGCAACATGTTTTTACTCTTGTTCTAGACCTACAAGAGACCCTAATTCATTATGATTGGACGGTGAGGCCAGTAaccttctttatttatttatttaaaatttttgtaatttttttattaaaaaaaaatggaagctCTTCAAGAAATCATTAAGATGGGTTGGCACTAtcttaaaattatttgataGTTTTAGTTTACTCTGAATGCAATGTCATGattcatgtgtttttttttttttttttttcattttagccaTATGTCTTTGTATTATATGAAGTGCCTCAGCTCTTAAAATCCTTCTCATTCTCAATTATGTATAAACGATTTGTTTGTTAAGTTGCTTAATGCTTATAAGATTTTTATCTTTGTGGTATGTAAAGCGAGAGAAAGGCTGGCAAACTTTCAAAAGACCCGGCGTTGATGCTTTCTTGGAACATCTGGCTCAGTTCTATGAAATTGTTGTGTATTCTGATGAGCAGAGTATGGTAATCTGATTATTCATTCCCCATTGTTGGTCGTTACTTTGCtcttttgttattaattattaccaTTATTTCTTCTCAAAGTATAATTATTTATCTTGCTTTCTATGGGTATGTGCAGTTTGTAGACCCTGTTGTTGAAAGGCTGGATCCCAAGCATTGCATACGATATAGGCTATCTAAGGCTGCTACTAAGTACCAGAATGGGAAGCATTACAGAGTATGGCATTTTCAGCTTTTTGCCTATTTCCtcttatttgaaattatttgtttggaattTTCAGCTTTTTTCCTATTTCCTCTTATTTTTATACTActcagtttttttctttttcctttttttggggggttttttgGTGAGAGGAGGGAGTTGGGTTGAACCTGTGACACATAGACAGGTGGCAATTGAGCTACAAGCCTATTggctcttttttccttttcatttgtTGCATTGGAAGTGAAAACTTGATCTCAACATGTAATCATGGTTAGCCATGAGATATCATATATCACTTAAACAAATTGTAACTGATGAAAAATGAGTAATTCATAGCTTGTTAGTTGTAAATTGTCATCATTACAGTTTCTGGCGTTGAAAGTTTGACTTGATAATGCTTGGTGCTGGGCCTGGATTTTGCCATGCATATGATATAACCTGTTGAAAGGGGCCTCTGCCGTTTCAATTGGCTGCAACCTTAATAACTTAATTATGAGCAAAATTGGATTGCCATGTAATCAAATTTCTGCCCTTGATTTATCTCAATCATTTTGCTTAACCACGTGACCACGTCATTTCTTTGAACATTAAATTTGGATCTCTCTCTGTATTTCTAGAGTTGCCTATTGCTGCCATGTGGACGGCA from Castanea sativa cultivar Marrone di Chiusa Pesio chromosome 6, ASM4071231v1 includes:
- the LOC142641354 gene encoding mitochondrial import inner membrane translocase subunit TIM50, which encodes MSSALILRSRLASSLSKRYIRFLSSDVVSGAPKEPLAPSSASVASATSTASSSAGNGGESAAAAAAVADQAPVESSSNSKGWRFFKYGLIGALTGATATAGYASYAYTTDEIDEKTKALRASANLSIAEDAPAVEKFQNFLYSAAMTVPAKATELYLDLRRLVEEQVQGFSEPYAEKLLPDLHPAEQHVFTLVLDLQETLIHYDWTREKGWQTFKRPGVDAFLEHLAQFYEIVVYSDEQSMFVDPVVERLDPKHCIRYRLSKAATKYQNGKHYRDLSKLNRNPAKILYLSGHALEGCLQHENCVPIKPWKKNDADDTALLDFIPFLEFVARTSPSDIRQVLASYQGCEIPSEFIRRSKDYQRRMQEQKQQGRFWKR